The following coding sequences are from one Schizosaccharomyces osmophilus chromosome 1, complete sequence window:
- a CDS encoding Alpha/Beta hydrolase fold, DUF1749 family protein, giving the protein MGSNTPVHLSSFPGILHQYTPKLVGFEFVSSSGKTASSCKDRPLLLFVGGLGDGLVTVPYVPKLVEPLDQLGWSVIQVHTQSSYIGWGTGSLVRDDEDLHNAVEFFAHLGGADYNSRKIVLMGHSTGSQNVLYYLSQSSLDNHLAAAIAQASVSDREGCYNTIGVDKTHELLAWVKKDYIDKGLGDDVLPRSKIAHVMGDTPVSANRFMDLVSVRGRDDFFSTDLTSDDFAKTFGSIKPITGTHNYSRLALFMSGKDEFLAKDVNREEVVQRFRQAIRPQTSNSDFSGVIPGATHNVGESSEPGALEWLIEHLVEVLKHL; this is encoded by the coding sequence ATGGGTTCCAATACTCCTGTTCAtctctcttcttttcctggaattcttcatcaatatACCCCTAAACTCGTTGGTTTTGAATTCGTTAGCTCTAGTGGAAAAACGGCCTCTTCCTGCAAAGACCGTcctttacttctttttgttggtGGACTTGGCGACGGTTTAGTAACGGTTCCCTACGTTCCAAAATTGGTAGAACCTCTTGATCAACTTGGCTGGAGTGTTATTCAAGTCCACACCCAGTCGTCTTACATTGGATGGGGAACAGGAAGTCTTGTTCGTGACGACGAGGATTTACATAATGCTgttgaattttttgctCATCTCGGCGGCGCTGACTACAACTCCAGGAAAATCGTTTTGATGGGCCATTCCACGGGTTCTCAGAATGTCCTTTATTATCTCTCTCAATCTTCTCTTGACAACCATTTAGCTGCTGCAATTGCCCAGGCTTCGGTGTCTGATCGTGAAGGTTGCTACAATACGATCGGCGTTGACAAGACACACGAATTACTTGCTTGGGTAAAAAAGGATTACATTGATAAGGGTCTTGGAGATGATGTTTTGCCTAGAAGCAAGATTGCTCATGTAATGGGTGATACCCCTGTATCTGCAAATCGGTTCATGGATTTAGTATCTGTTCGTGGTCGCGATGACTTTTTCTCTACCGACTTGACCTCTGATGACTTTGCCAAAACATTTGGCAGTATCAAACCAATTACTGGAACTCATAATTACAGTCGTcttgctttgtttatgtCTGGGAAAGACGAATTTCTCGCAAAGGATGTCAACCGTGAAGAGGTTGTCCAGAGATTTAGACAAGCCATTCGTCCACAGACTTCTAATAGCGATTTCAGCGGGGTCATTCCTGGTGCTACTCACAACGTAGGAGAGTCATCCGAACCCGGAGCTTTGGAATGGCTTATTGAACACCTTGTCGAAGTATTAAAGCATCTCTAA
- the mag1 gene encoding DNA-3-methyladenine glycosylase Mag1: MSFDSSQETEKKVLKSATEAGTFLSQIDKRWERLVQLVGDYRPVLKHPSKEPYEELIQAVAGQQLHKKAADTIYERFRKLGTDGHFPSPQKILEIESETLRSCGFSARKAETIRSIAEATLTGIVPSRKAAEALSDDELVEQLTKIKGIGRWTVEMLLIFSLNRPDIMPADDLIIRNGFRYLHNLKSVPTKKYVLEQSEICAPYRSVAAWYLWKTAKLPDYVKVNSKLSKLKRSETL; encoded by the coding sequence ATGAGTTTCGACTCAAGTCaggaaacagaaaagaaggtGCTTAAATCTGCTACAGAAGCAGGAACATTTTTATCCCAAATTGACAAGCGTTGGGAGCGATTGGTTCAATTAGTGGGCGACTATCGACCTGTATTAAAACATCCGTCCAAAGAGCCCTACGAAGAATTGATTCAAGCAGTTGCGGGCCAGCAGTTGCACAAAAAAGCAGCCGACACTATATATGAAAGGTTCAGAAAGTTAGGAACCGATGGCCACTTCCCTTCTCCTCAAAAGATATTAGAAATAGAATCCGAGACTTTACGATCTTGTGGATTTTCTGCTAGAAAGGCCGAAACCATACGAAGCATTGCAGAAGCAACTCTTACTGGAATCGTACCGTCAAGAAAAGCAGCAGAGGCACTATCGGATGATGAATTAGTCGAACAATTGacaaaaattaaaggaattggTCGATGGACGGTGGAGATGCTACTAATTTTTTCACTCAATCGACCAGATATCATGCCAGCAGATGACCTGATCATCCGGAATGGATTTAGATATTTACACAACTTAAAAAGCGTACCTACCAAAAAATATGTTTTAGAGCAAAGTGAAATTTGCGCTCCATATCGGTCAGTCGCCGCTTGGTATCTTTGGAAGACTGCAAAGCTACCTGACTATGTGAAAGTGAATTCCAAGCTCTCAAAACTCAAACGTTCTGAGACTTTGTAG
- a CDS encoding agmatinase, translated as MITAILRSFLYVVTLHLGVANAKKFGGSNEQKPFYSLAEEYYNYDDDDAYIPKVQTLYSGITTFGHLPSPNCLASRGIDYDIAFVGAPFDMGTSYRPGARFGPSGIREGSRRLGPALYNVPLDVYPFQSWAKVVDCGDVPMTNYHIPNAMDELEEGYYHLLARKPTSFTDHEGYAGNGTVLPRLLTMGGDHTIVLPILRALSRVYDRPISVIHFDSHLDTWKPGVLGDGIDNDGLNHGTYFYWASKEGVLSKDANIHAGIRSPLSGLKDYEDDASCGFQVIEAREIDKIGVEGIVKKIRDRVQDNLVYLSIDIDTLDPAYAPATGTPEIAGWSSREFTEIIRGLDGLNFVGADIVEVSPSYDVADLTTMTAANIFYDIVGLFVKTPLVQSAENLY; from the coding sequence atgaTAACTGCAATTCTAAGAAGCTTTTTGTACGTTGTAACACTTCATTTAGGAGTTGCGAATGCTAAAAAGTTTGGTGGTTCGaatgaacaaaaaccaTTTTATTCCTTAGCGGAGGAATACTATAATTACGACGATGATGATGCATATATACCCAAAGTCCAAACGTTGTATTCAGGAATTACTACTTTTGGACATCTGCCTTCTCCAAATTGCTTGGCTAGTCGTGGCATTGATTATGACATTGCATTCGTAGGCGCACCTTTTGACATGGGGACTAGCTATCGACCTGGAGCTCGCTTTGGACCCAGCGGTATCCGGGAAGGATCACGCCGTCTCGGTCCTGCACTGTACAATGTCCCGCTAGACGTGTATCCCTTTCAATCATGGGCAAAAGTTGTAGACTGTGGAGATGTGCCCATGACGAACTATCATATCCCGAATGCCATGgatgaattggaagaaggCTATTATCACTTGCTTGCTAGGAAGCCCACCTCCTTTACGGATCATGAAGGTTACGCCGGAAATGGGACTGTGCTGCCACGTCTTTTAACCATGGGTGGAGACCACACCATCGTACTTCCCATCCTTCGAGCTTTAAGTCGCGTTTACGACAGGCCTATTTCGGTCATTCACTTTGATAGCCATTTGGATACATGGAAACCAGGTGTACTTGGAGACGGTATCGATAACGATGGCCTCAATCACGGAACATACTTCTACTGGGCTAGTAAGGAAGGTGTACTGAGCAAGGATGCAAACATTCATGCCGGAATCCGTAGTCCCCTTTCTGGCTTGAAGGACTATGAGGATGATGCGAGCTGTGGATTCCAAGTCATTGAGGCTCGTGAAATTGACAAAATTGGTGTAGAGGGTATCGTAAAGAAAATCCGCGATCGCGTTCAAGATAATTTGGTGTATCTGTCAATTGACATTGATACATTAGATCCTGCTTATGCTCCTGCCACAGGAACACCGGAAATTGCTGGATGGTCTTCTCGTGAGTTCACGGAAATCATTCGTGGATTGGATGGGCTAAACTTCGTTGGCGCTGATATCGTAGAAGTTTCTCCTTCCTACGATGTTGCCGATTTGACTACGATGACTGCTGCGAATATCTTTTACGATATTGTTGGCCTGTTTGTAAAGACTCCTCTTGTTCAATCCGCGGAAAACCTTTACTAA
- a CDS encoding amino acid transmembrane transporter — protein sequence MTSLLEKDQKVPAVEVTKEAVSVNSPGLKDVELGESVALADDDKMLMSLGYKPVFQRKFSYLSVFGQSFGAMGLCPSISGSLIFAMNCGSGGMVWSWFLGCFCLLPVAISMSELASSMPTSGSLYYWIAKLSPKKYRAFLSWLLGYVSMLAYGTGFASTVYAASSLLIATISVGNSGFSPTKYEQYGIYIAFSIACSFLIAMPTNYLAHFNKFCVFFQISTALIIIISLAASSNSHTRTSASYIFTNFHNYSSWKNTGWAFIMSFTTPVWVVSGFESCATVAEEATNPSVAAPIALISSLSAALVLGFCVMVTICATMGFDFEAIMNSTTGEPVIQVLLNNLGVNGCLGVSSVLIVALCLNCSCLCVGATREVFAFSRDGGLPASKYLSKITSKGVPINAIIGVDIYAILIGLLMLVNEAAISSVFNLAIIALFVVYSLPFLARILFDRLKPGTYFILAFLLTLQLVNSIVESLVNR from the exons ATGACTTCCCTCCTCGAAAAAGACCAAAAGGTCCCGGCGGTTGAAGTCACCAAGGAAGCGGTCTCTGTCAATAGTCCTGGATTAAAAGACGTCGAGCTTGGAGAATCAGTTGCTTTGGCTGATGATGATAAAATGCTTATGAGCCTGGGCTACAAACCCGTCTTCCAACGTAAATTCTCTTACTTGAGTGTCTTTGGTCAGTCTTTCGGTGCAATGGGCCTTTG CCCCTCCATTTCTGGCTCCCTCATATTCGCCATGAATTGTGGTTCTGGCGGTATGGTCTGGTCTTGGTTCTTGGGATGTTTTTGCTTGCTTCCCGTTGCCATTTCTATGAGTGAACTAGCCTCCTCAATGCCTACTTCCGGTAGCTTATATTACTGGATAGCCAAACTTTCTCCCAAAAAGTACCGAGCATTCCTTAGTTGGCTATTGGGTTATGTGAGTATGCTTGCTTATGGTACCGGCTTCGCTTCCACCGTCTATgctgcttcttctcttctgATAGCTACCATTTCCGTTGGGAATTCTGGTTTTTCCCCTACAAAGTATGAACAGTATGGTATCTATATTGCTTTCAGTATCGCTTGTTCTTTCCTCATTGCTATGCCGACAAATTACCTAGCCCATTTCAACAAGTTTTGTGTGTTTTTCCAGATTTCCACCGCCTTGATCATTATCATCAGTCTTGCAGCTTCCTCTAATTCCCATACCCGGACGAGCGCCAGTTACATCTTTACCAATTTTCATAATTACTCAAGCTGGAAAAACACGGGCTGGGCATTCATCATGTCTTTTACCACTCCAGTATGGGTTGTTTCGGGGTTTGAGTCATGCGCTACCGTTGCTGAGGAAGCTACAAATCCTTCTGTGGCCGCCCCAATTGCTCTTATATCTAGTTTATCGGCAGCTTTGGTTTTGGGTTTTTGCGTTATGGTTACCATTTGCGCTACCATGGGGTTTGACTTTGAAGCCATTATGAATAGTACTACAGGAGAGCCCGTCATACAAGTTTTGTTAAACAACCTGGGAGTTAATGGTTGTCTTGGGGTATCTTCTGTTTTGATCGTTGCTCTTTGCTTAAACTGCTCTTGTTTG TGTGTCGGAGCAACAAGAGAAGTCTTTGCCTTTTCCAGAGATGGTGGCCTTCCAGCTAGTAaatatctttcaaaaatcaCTTCAAAAGGTGTCCCGATTAATGCAATCATCGGGGTGGACATATACGCTATCTTGATTGGCTTGCTTATGTTGGTGAATGAAGCAGCGATCTCTTCCGTTTTTAACTTGGCTATCATTGCTCtgtttgttgtttattCCTTACCTTTTTTGGCAagaattttatttgatCGCCTTAAACCAGGTACGTACTTTATTTTAGCCTTTTTACTAACTTTGCAACTGGTAAATTCTATTGTGGAAAGTTTAGTAAACCGCTAG
- the toe3 gene encoding DNA-binding transcription factor codes for MDGVEKPKKACDFCRRKKIRCNRELPRCQNCLVYNEVCHYSKRLKRYSLKMKNDAQAKTRLPSLESEDSPSYDVSASPDTKDNYSLHVRLRNVEDKLDRLLNLAEDSYKPPSRFRTRDFPSLISQIRDASSLVDNKLQEYSKLFKLSPSDTNIDDLFAHSFPSWDKDFPDVPEHEWAVARIQWYFRYINCWWPIFYENDFMAELHKLYVDPNHTKGVWLVSFYAILALAVSRSKMEDDQKVAESFFCASWYLIQKPGFFLIPHVEKIQALVIMIQFTAHLSLFTLCKALCGQACLMIRDLNLHRASSTLKVPKRSAELYRRIFWVCYVFEITTSLVFGTPSVLSDMDIDCGYPDTNKEPLYPNIYHGDIIFIAEISLTILKNEIRSKLYSSNTPSVEGTRLKVIWTIFEKMQHWQSSLPLGIRNYFESLSKNENIFFTLNSDDQRLFSACIEIYLSYCNTVIFLQRLNDTEEGSSICLETARKAVDVLKNFFVVLDPISKNVCYLWIFLYNPFTPFITLFSSTVSGKENNPDQLLEDLNRMYAVYKFFLKMRDLNGQLAEKLASVTENFIHAAEHYIALQPAFTADAFELTNFLI; via the coding sequence ATGGACGGCGTCGAAAAACCCAAGAAAGCTTGTGACTTTTGCCGGAGGAAAAAGATTCGATGTAATCGTGAGCTTCCCAGGTGTCAAAATTGTTTGGTCTACAATGAAGTATGTCACTATTCAAAGAGACTGAAGCGGTATAGtctcaaaatgaaaaatgatGCACAAGCGAAGACTCGGCTGCCTTCACTTGAATCGGAGGATAGTCCTAGTTACGATGTTAGCGCATCTCCTGATACAAAGGATAATTATTCACTTCATGTTCGCCTTCGAAATGTTGAGGATAAGCTGGACAGGTTGTTGAACCTTGCTGAGGATTCTTATAAGCCGCCTAGTAGATTCCGAACTCGGGATTTTCCCTCATTGATATCCCAAATTCGAGACGCTAGCTCATTAGTTGATAATAAATTACAGGAATATTCCAAGCTATTCAAATTATCTCCTTCAGATACAAATATTGATGACTTGTTTGCTCATTCTTTCCCTAGTTGGGATAAGGACTTTCCTGATGTACCTGAGCATGAATGGGCTGTTGCTCGCATTCAGTGGTACTTTCGCTATATTAACTGTTGGTGGCCGATATTTTACGAAAATGACTTTATGGCCGAACTACACAAATTATATGTGGATCCAAACCACACAAAGGGTGTATGGTTGGTATCGTTTTATGCTATACTTGCGTTGGCGGTTTCGAGAAGCAAAATGGAAGATGATCAAAAGGTTGCtgaatcctttttctgtGCATCCTGGTATTTAATTCAGAAGCctggattttttttgataccTCACGTGGAAAAGATTCAAGCACTTGTCATTATGATTCAGTTCACTGCTCATTTATCACTTTTTACGTTGTGTAAAGCCCTTTGTGGTCAAGCATGTCTAATGATTCGAGATTTGAATTTACATCGCGCTAGCTCAACTTTGAAGGTGCCCAAAAGGTCTGCCGAACTTTATCGGCGAATATTTTGGGTTTGCTATGTTTTCGAGATAACGACTTCTTTAGTCTTTGGCACTCCTTCTGTTTTAAGTGATATGGACATTGACTGCGGGTATCCCGACACCAACAAAGAGCCTTTATATCCAAACATATATCATGGGgatattattttcattgcAGAAATTTCATTGacaattttgaagaatgaaATTCGCTCCAAGCTTTATAGTAGTAATACACCTTCTGTTGAGGGTACACGTCTGAAGGTAATTTGGACTATCTTTGAAAAGATGCAACATTGGCAAAGTTCTTTACCTTTGGGAATCCGAAACTATTTTGAGAGTCTAAGCAAGAATGAGAACATCTTCTTTACTCTAAATAGCGATGATCAGAGACTTTTTTCAGCGTGTATAGAAATCTATCTTTCATATTGCAACACCGTCATATTTCTGCAAAGGTTGAACGATACTGAAGAAGGTTCCAGTATTTGCTTAGAAACGGCTCGGAAAGCTGTTGATGTTCTCAAGAACTTTTTCGTGGTGCTAGATCCTATTTCCAAAAACGTTTGCTACCTTTGGATATTTCTCTATAATCCCTTTACCCCTTTCATAACATTGTTTTCTAGCACAGTGAGcggaaaggaaaataatCCTGATCAACTCCTAGAAGATTTAAACCGTATGTATGCCGTCTAtaagttttttcttaaaatgCGAGACCTCAATGGACAATTAGCTGAGAAGCTCGCTTCAGTTACTGAGAATTTTATTCATGCCGCTGAGCATTATATTGCGTTACAACCTGCGTTTACTGCGGATGCTTTCGAGTTGACCAATTTCTTGATTTaa
- a CDS encoding Acetyl-CoA hydrolase/transferase, C-terminal domain superfamily has product MSSKLLSRVRCKYLRNKIIEPSSLLSNFQGHQTIGWSGFTGVDYPLQSLEPVINEVRSNGSFARPVFDLRVCSSGGTVTELALSELGMVRSRSPYQVSKSINKGLNNGKIDFHDHSLIDFAEQLTSGHLGAKDGKPQSLNIAIVEATEITEEGDLVPGASVGVTPELIQAAEKVIVEMNTNSPSLQGIHDLYVPTSPPYRRPLNVCTSKDRIGKTAIPLDPRKVVGIVEGSHGKFPTRTEPGNSSTKSISHHIIDFFKHETHRGRLPNNLHPIQSGIGAIANSVVEGLGNSSFRNLQVWTEVLQDAFLDLLKSGTVQYASSMSLRFSPQELENFYREWDFYKERVTLRPQAITNSPEIIRRLGCISLNTPVEVDLYGHVNSTCVMGSRMLNGIGGSGDFMRNAKLSIMHTPSVRPSKTDPTGISTIVPKVTHVDHTEHDIDIVVTEQGLADLRGLSPRERAIKVIKNCAHPVYRPILMDYFTLAESACLKRKMGHEPVLLDKAFNMHTSFLEKGSMKVSSW; this is encoded by the coding sequence ATGTCCTCAAAATTATTGTCTCGGGTTCGATGTAAATATTTGCGGAACAAAATCATAGAGCCCTCTAGTTTGCTTTCAAACTTCCAAGGTCACCAGACGATTGGCTGGTCAGGATTTACTGGAGTTGATTATCCTTTGCAGTCATTAGAGCCAGTGATCAACGAGGTCAGATCAAATGGATCATTTGCTAGACCCGTGTTTGATTTACGAGTATGCTCGTCTGGAGGTACAGTTACAGAATTGGCTTTGTCTGAACTAGGTATGGTCCGCAGCAGATCGCCTTACCAAGTAAGCAAATCAATCAACAAAGGTCTAAACAATGGAAAGATCGATTTTCATGATCACTCCCTTATAGATTTCGCGGAGCAGCTGACATCTGGACATCTGGGTGCAAAGGATGGAAAGCCTCAGTCTTTGAATATAGCAATTGTAGAAGCTACAGAGATCACAGAAGAAGGAGATCTCGTTCCAGGAGCTTCGGTAGGTGTGACACCTGAACTTATCCAAGCAGCTGAAAAGGTAATTGTCGAAATGAATACCAATAGTCCTTCGCTTCAGGGAATCCATGACTTATACGTACCTACTTCGCCTCCCTACCGAAGACCGCTGAACGTCTGTACTTCTAAAGACAGAATTGGAAAAACGGCAATTCCTCTGGATCCTAGGAAGGTTGTGGGAATCGTTGAGGGATCTCATGGGAAATTTCCAACTCGTACAGAGCCAGGAAATAGCTCTACCAAATCAATTTCGCATCATATTATAGACTTCTTTAAGCACGAAACTCATCGGGGAAGGCTTCCAAATAATTTACATCCAATCCAATCTGGCATCGGTGCCATTGCAAACTCCGTTGTCGAAGGGCTTGgtaattcttctttccgAAATCTTCAAGTTTGGACTGAAGTTTTACAAGATGCGTTTTTGGATTTGCTAAAGTCAGGCACTGTTCAGTACGCATCGTCCATGTCTCTTCGTTTCTCACCCCAAGAACTGGAAAACTTTTACAGAGAGTGGGACTTTTACAAAGAACGAGTGACTCTCCGTCCTCAAGCAATCACCAATAGCCCAGAGATAATTCGACGTTTGGGATGCATTTCGCTGAATACCCCTGTGGAAGTGGACTTGTACGGGCATGTGAACAGTACCTGTGTAATGGGAAGTCGGATGCTCAACGGCATTGGAGGTTCTGGAGATTTTATGAGAAATGCAAAGCTTAGCATTATGCACACTCCCTCTGTAAGACCGTCCAAGACAGATCCAACCGGTATCTCTACCATAGTTCCTAAAGTGACACACGTCGATCATACAGAACATGATATTGATATTGTCGTCACGGAACAAGGGTTAGCAGACCTTCGTGGTCTCTCCCCGAGAGAAAGAGCAATAAAAGTCATCAAAAATTGTGCTCATCCTGTTTACCGTCCCATCCTGATGGATTATTTTACTTTGGCAGAATCTGCTTgtctaaaaagaaagatggGGCACGAGCCCGTCCTTTTGGATAAAGCATTTAATATGCATAcgtcttttcttgaaaaaggaagcatGAAGGTTTCATCTTGGTAA
- a CDS encoding aminotransferase, class I/classII — protein sequence MILWANSIKAQRSRIGTLPFQQFLKSFASDSRLGFNYDAAFQGEIQKRKDTSTYRVLSNINHVINHQGPKAYTNDHRKVIDVWCSNDYLGMRMNNEISSAIHSFVDRYGVSSTGSRNIAGHNQVFVDLENSLANLHRKEACLVFNSGYVANDTTLATLAQKLPGCVFFSDELNHASMIQGIRNGKAAKVIFKHNDIQDLEEKLSRYPQKTPKVIAFESIYSMNGDIAPIESICRLAKQYGALTYLDEVHAVGMYGERGAGVTAALNISDQVDVITGSLAKSYSATGGYAAGSSAFVDFIRSFCPGFIYTSSLPPHDIAAALTSVEYLKSSDKERALQKSAVRKLKDALSDSGIPFLSNQSHIVPIMVGHPEYGRLISRDLIKDYNIYLHHINYPTVAKGTERLRVTPTPLHNDEAILKHFISALKELWKKYDLHGIDHWKANGFSVNDPCHFPLVA from the coding sequence ATGATCTTGTGGGCGAACAGCATCAAAGCTCAAAGGTCAAGGATCGGTACTTTACCGTTTCAGCAGTTTTTAAAGTCGTTTGCAAGCGACTCAAGATTGGGGTTCAATTATGATGCTGCATTCCAAggagaaattcaaaaaagaaaagatacCAGTACTTATAGAGTGTTAAGTAACATTAATCATGTTATCAATCACCAAGGCCCTAAGGCATACACGAATGATCACAGAAAGGTAATCGATGTCTGGTGCAGTAATGACTACTTGGGAATGCGGATGAACAACGAAATTTCTAGTGCTATCCACTCGTTTGTCGATAGGTACGGTGTTTCTTCAACCGGCTCCAGGAACATTGCCGGGCATAACCAAGTCTTTGTCGACTTGGAGAACTCTTTGGCGAATCTTCATCGAAAGGAAGCTTGTCTCGTTTTCAACAGTGGTTATGTTGCCAATGACACTACACTCGCTACCCTGGCACAAAAGCTTCCTGGTTGCGTTTTCTTCAGTGATGAGCTAAATCACGCCTCCATGATTCAAGGAATTCGAAACGGGAAAGCGGCCAAAGTTATATTTAAGCACAATGATATACaggatttggaagaaaaactaaGTAGATACCCTCAGAAAACTCCTAAAGTCATTGCCTTTGAGTCCATTTACAGCATGAATGGTGATATTGCTCCTATTGAATCCATATGCAGGTTGGCAAAGCAGTATGGTGCATTGACATACCTCGACGAGGTTCACGCCGTTGGAATGTATGGAGAACGGGGCGCTGGCGTTACTGCTGCACTGAACATTTCAGATCAAGTAGATGTTATTACTGGTTCTTTGGCGAAATCTTATTCAGCGACAGGTGGGTATGCAGCGGGGTCTTCTGCCTTTGTTGATTTCATACGTTCTTTTTGCCCTGGATTCATTTACACTTCTAGTCTTCCTCCTCATGATATCGCTGCTGCTTTGACATCTGTGGAGTATCTAAAATCTTCAGACAAGGAAAGAGCCCTTCAAAAGTCTGCCGTCCGTAAATTAAAAGATGCTCTAAGCGATTCTGGAATccctttcctttccaacCAATCTCATATTGTCCCCATTATGGTTGGGCACCCAGAGTATGGAAGATTGATTAGTAGGGATCTTATAAAGGATTACAACATTTATCTCCATCATATTAATTATCCTACTGTTGCAAAGGGAACAGAACGTTTGAGAGTAACGCCTACACCTCTACATAATGATGAGGCTATTTTGAAGCACTTTATAAGTGCCCTGAAAGAACTATGGAAAAAATACGATTTGCATGGTATTGATCATTGGAAAGCAAATGGATTCTCTGTCAATGACCCATGCCACTTTCCTCTTGTAGCATAA